A genomic region of Mitsuaria sp. 7 contains the following coding sequences:
- a CDS encoding CHASE3 domain-containing protein, whose translation MWTFGRKLSVGFALSFALLLLIGILSYRGVDVMTQNSYQVARTHAAVGHIGTLMSYMKDAETAQRGYLLTGEEPYLEPYRSAVANVPRTLAELKPLIRDNPAQQTRLNQATTMIDGLLQLHKERIESRRTSGLDATLKAVALGEGKRRMDELRAVVGQMEEEENDLLRERARDVESTAATVRAAIVWGTVAGALLVLIAALTLSRALSGQVGTAVKHVQRSSAELQAAANQQAAGARETATSMTEISTTISELLATSRQIADSAQRVVVIAEQTAGLARGGDGTLQSARESIAAMRRQIDLVVDHMLDLGRKSQQIGVVLDLVGELAEQTNILAINATIEATVAGDAGRRFSVVADEIRKLADRMTASTKEIRLQIDDMRGAVNTTVMATETGSKAVDAGARQFDDVASSFAKIAGQVVTTTDAAREIELSTKQQATAVEQLNVALSNTAQASRETEASSGQTSQTATELAEMSRDLLRLVQAQPT comes from the coding sequence ATGTGGACCTTCGGAAGAAAGCTGTCGGTGGGCTTTGCGCTGTCCTTCGCGCTGCTGCTGCTCATCGGGATCCTGTCGTACCGCGGCGTCGATGTGATGACGCAGAACAGCTACCAGGTGGCGCGCACCCATGCGGCGGTGGGCCACATCGGCACGCTGATGAGCTACATGAAGGACGCCGAGACCGCGCAGCGCGGCTACCTGCTGACCGGCGAGGAGCCCTACCTCGAGCCCTACCGCAGCGCGGTCGCCAACGTGCCGCGGACGCTGGCGGAACTCAAGCCGCTGATCCGCGACAACCCGGCGCAGCAGACCCGGCTGAACCAGGCGACGACGATGATCGACGGCCTGCTGCAGCTGCACAAGGAGCGCATCGAGTCGCGGCGGACCAGCGGCCTCGATGCCACCCTGAAGGCCGTCGCCCTGGGCGAAGGCAAGCGCCGCATGGACGAACTGCGCGCGGTCGTCGGCCAGATGGAGGAGGAGGAGAACGACCTGCTGCGCGAGCGCGCGCGGGACGTCGAGTCCACCGCCGCCACCGTGCGCGCGGCCATCGTCTGGGGCACGGTGGCGGGCGCGCTGCTGGTGCTGATCGCCGCGCTGACGCTGAGCCGCGCGCTGAGCGGCCAGGTCGGCACTGCGGTGAAGCACGTGCAGCGCTCGTCCGCGGAGCTGCAGGCCGCCGCCAACCAGCAGGCCGCCGGCGCGCGCGAGACGGCCACGTCGATGACCGAGATCTCGACCACCATCTCCGAACTGCTGGCGACCTCGCGCCAGATCGCCGACAGCGCGCAGCGCGTCGTGGTCATCGCGGAGCAGACGGCGGGCCTGGCCCGCGGCGGCGACGGCACGCTGCAGTCGGCGCGCGAGAGCATCGCCGCGATGCGGCGGCAGATCGATCTCGTCGTCGACCACATGCTGGACCTGGGCCGCAAGTCGCAGCAGATCGGCGTCGTGCTGGACCTGGTGGGCGAACTGGCGGAGCAGACCAACATCCTGGCGATCAACGCGACGATCGAGGCCACCGTGGCCGGCGACGCCGGACGGCGCTTCAGCGTCGTGGCCGATGAGATCCGCAAGCTCGCCGACCGCATGACGGCGTCGACCAAGGAGATCCGCCTCCAGATCGACGACATGCGCGGCGCGGTCAACACCACGGTCATGGCGACCGAGACCGGCTCCAAGGCGGTCGACGCCGGCGCGCGCCAGTTCGACGACGTCGCCTCGAGCTTCGCCAAGATCGCCGGCCAGGTCGTCACGACCACCGACGCGGCGCGCGAGATCGAGCTCTCCACCAAGCAGCAGGCGACCGCCGTCGAGCAGCTCAACGTCGCGCTGTCCAACACCGCGCAGGCCTCGCGCGAGACCGAGGCGAGCTCCGGCCAGACCTCGCAGACGGCCACCGAGCTGGCGGAGATGTCGCGCGACCTGCTCCGGCTGGTGCAGGCGCAACCCACCTGA
- a CDS encoding hybrid sensor histidine kinase/response regulator, with the protein MAKDPYRFFRVEARDLLRQMGEAVLAAEQAPAPDLPSRLLRLAHTLKGAASVVRLPAIAAQAHAIEDLLTPLRDSGDAPGRPELDALLALIDAAEESITALDAPSAGAGSPTSTPSRPAGLALSAKRIDAAAAAAAASGPATPDVSVNAASTSGADASGSSSATDPEQEPADDPVGGMLTIPQLMPEELDGLLADIARTQGHLAPLERAGLLLRELRGELQGQQEILAGPLARIEDQIERGARQLARELVALRDSAEQLRLLPASQLFAPLQRATRDAARSQDKQARLTGHGGDVKLEAALLNTVSGALVQMVRNAVAHGIESPAERTAAGKPPQGRIELRIERRGRDVLFCCSDDGAGLDLDAVRRKAVDKGLPGAAYLDDEALIDRLLRGGLSTARRVDALAGRGVGMDLVRDTADRLGGRLTLHSRRGEGTTVELCVPLQLAALRAIRLCAGSVSAWVPLEAVECVLQRPVLTGSHVAVGDELLPHLSLAEALRPGVAAPPPRSALVLRAGGQRAVLGVDSLDGVTSVVLRPPPALLPASPLISGLALDAAQQPVPVLAPEGLIAAARQARPRPVAAPARTGTILVIDDSLTTRMLEQSILEAAGYRVHMAASAEDGLEAAKRERYALILCDVEMPGMDGFEFMTRIRADAALRDIPAVLVTSRNAPEDLARGKAVGADGYIVKGEFAQNEFLAQVARLVARSAQGVSA; encoded by the coding sequence GTGGCCAAGGACCCCTACCGTTTCTTCCGCGTGGAAGCCCGCGATCTGCTGCGGCAGATGGGCGAGGCCGTGCTCGCCGCCGAGCAGGCGCCCGCACCCGATCTGCCCAGCCGGCTGCTGCGGCTGGCCCACACGCTCAAGGGCGCCGCCAGCGTGGTTCGATTGCCCGCCATCGCGGCGCAGGCCCATGCCATCGAGGATCTGCTGACGCCGCTGCGCGACAGCGGCGACGCGCCGGGCCGTCCCGAACTCGACGCGCTGCTGGCGCTGATCGATGCGGCCGAGGAGTCGATCACGGCGCTCGATGCGCCGTCGGCAGGCGCGGGGTCGCCGACATCGACGCCATCCCGCCCGGCAGGTCTCGCGCTTTCAGCGAAGCGCATCGATGCCGCTGCTGCAGCGGCCGCAGCCAGCGGACCGGCCACACCGGACGTATCGGTCAACGCCGCATCCACGTCGGGAGCCGATGCATCGGGCTCGTCCTCCGCGACGGACCCTGAGCAGGAGCCGGCCGACGACCCCGTCGGCGGGATGCTGACGATTCCGCAGTTAATGCCGGAAGAGCTCGACGGGCTGCTCGCCGACATCGCGCGCACGCAGGGTCACCTCGCGCCGCTGGAGCGCGCGGGGCTGCTGCTGCGCGAGTTGCGCGGTGAATTGCAGGGGCAGCAGGAGATCCTGGCCGGACCGCTCGCGCGCATCGAGGACCAGATCGAACGCGGCGCGCGCCAGCTCGCCCGCGAGCTCGTCGCCCTGCGCGACAGCGCCGAGCAACTGCGGCTGCTCCCGGCATCGCAGCTGTTCGCACCGCTGCAGCGCGCGACGCGCGACGCGGCGCGATCGCAGGACAAGCAGGCGCGCCTGACGGGCCACGGCGGCGACGTGAAGCTGGAGGCCGCACTGCTCAACACGGTCTCCGGCGCCCTGGTGCAGATGGTGCGCAACGCCGTGGCGCACGGCATCGAATCGCCCGCCGAGCGCACCGCCGCCGGCAAGCCGCCGCAAGGCCGCATCGAGCTGCGCATCGAGCGGCGCGGCCGTGACGTGCTGTTCTGCTGCTCCGACGACGGCGCCGGCCTGGACCTGGACGCCGTGCGACGCAAGGCCGTCGACAAGGGCCTCCCCGGTGCGGCCTATCTCGACGACGAGGCCCTCATCGACCGGCTGCTGCGCGGCGGCCTGAGCACCGCGCGTCGCGTGGACGCCCTGGCCGGCCGCGGCGTCGGCATGGACCTCGTGCGCGACACGGCCGACCGGCTCGGCGGCCGGCTGACGCTGCACAGCCGTCGCGGCGAAGGCACGACGGTCGAGCTCTGCGTGCCGCTGCAGCTGGCCGCGCTGCGCGCGATCCGGCTGTGCGCCGGCAGCGTGTCGGCCTGGGTGCCGCTGGAGGCCGTCGAGTGCGTGCTGCAGCGCCCGGTGCTGACCGGCTCGCACGTGGCCGTGGGCGATGAACTGCTGCCCCACCTGTCGCTGGCCGAGGCACTGCGCCCCGGCGTCGCGGCGCCGCCGCCGCGTTCCGCGCTGGTGCTGCGCGCCGGCGGACAGCGCGCGGTGCTGGGCGTGGACTCGCTGGACGGCGTGACCAGCGTCGTGCTGCGACCGCCGCCGGCGCTGCTGCCGGCGTCGCCGCTGATCTCCGGCCTGGCGCTGGACGCGGCGCAACAGCCGGTGCCGGTGCTCGCGCCCGAGGGCCTGATCGCCGCGGCCCGTCAGGCGCGTCCGCGGCCCGTCGCGGCGCCGGCACGCACCGGCACCATCCTCGTCATCGACGATTCCCTGACGACGCGCATGCTGGAACAGAGCATCCTCGAAGCCGCCGGGTATCGCGTGCACATGGCCGCCTCCGCCGAGGACGGCCTGGAAGCCGCGAAGCGCGAGCGTTATGCGCTGATCCTGTGCGACGTGGAGATGCCGGGCATGGACGGATTCGAATTCATGACGCGCATCCGCGCCGACGCGGCGCTGCGCGACATCCCGGCGGTGCTGGTCACCTCGCGCAACGCGCCGGAGGACCTCGCGCGCGGCAAGGCCGTCGGCGCGGACGGCTACATCGTCAAGGGCGAGTTCGCGCAGAACGAGTTCCTCGCGCAGGTCGCGCGGCTGGTGGCGCGATCGGCGCAGGGAGTCTCCGCATGA
- the cheB gene encoding chemotaxis-specific protein-glutamate methyltransferase CheB: MTGGAGIGGLGGSAPPSTKTLRVLVVEDSITVMAHIREVLAAQSDIEIVGEAHDGATAVALCQQLRPDVVSMDMMLPGMNGQEATEAIMAHCPTPILIVSSSTNRGELLRTYEALAAGAVEVLEKPNASQPEGEWEQRYVTLLRLVSRIRVITHVRARIGGRPAAKPPAPPPPLPRRAVLALGASTGGPGALMKVLQALPAPAPLPVLIVMHINAVFSRGFAEWLDAQTPHRVRYAQGGERLRELAGQVVLAPPDVHMVVRGGQLELSHRPPRHSCRPSVDELFESLAAEIGPGVAAALLTGMGRDGAAGLLAIRRAGGATLAQDEASSMVYGMPREAAQLGAAERVLTLADIGPALLGLSGMAWGGAHT; the protein is encoded by the coding sequence ATGACCGGCGGCGCCGGCATCGGCGGCCTGGGCGGCAGCGCGCCGCCCTCGACGAAGACACTGCGCGTGCTGGTGGTCGAGGACTCGATCACCGTGATGGCGCACATCCGCGAAGTGCTGGCCGCGCAGAGCGACATCGAGATCGTCGGCGAGGCGCACGACGGCGCGACCGCCGTGGCGCTGTGCCAGCAGCTGCGGCCGGACGTCGTGTCGATGGACATGATGCTGCCCGGCATGAACGGCCAGGAGGCCACCGAAGCCATCATGGCCCACTGCCCGACGCCGATCCTGATCGTCTCGTCCTCGACCAACCGGGGCGAGCTGCTGCGCACCTACGAGGCGCTGGCCGCCGGCGCCGTCGAGGTCCTGGAGAAGCCCAACGCCAGCCAGCCCGAGGGCGAATGGGAGCAGCGCTACGTGACGCTGCTGCGCCTGGTGTCGCGCATCCGCGTGATCACGCATGTGCGGGCGCGCATCGGCGGCCGGCCCGCCGCGAAGCCGCCGGCACCGCCGCCGCCGCTGCCGCGCCGCGCGGTCCTGGCGCTGGGGGCATCCACCGGGGGGCCGGGCGCGCTGATGAAGGTGCTGCAGGCGCTGCCCGCGCCGGCGCCGCTGCCGGTGCTGATCGTGATGCACATCAACGCCGTGTTCAGCCGCGGCTTCGCCGAATGGCTGGACGCGCAGACGCCGCACCGCGTGCGCTACGCCCAGGGCGGCGAGCGCCTGCGCGAGCTGGCGGGTCAGGTCGTGCTGGCGCCGCCGGACGTGCACATGGTCGTGCGCGGCGGACAGCTCGAGCTCAGCCACAGGCCGCCGCGGCATTCGTGCCGGCCGTCGGTCGACGAGCTCTTCGAATCACTGGCCGCGGAGATCGGCCCGGGCGTCGCGGCGGCGCTGCTGACCGGCATGGGACGCGACGGGGCCGCGGGCCTGCTCGCGATCCGCCGGGCCGGCGGCGCGACGCTGGCGCAGGATGAAGCCAGTTCGATGGTCTACGGCATGCCGCGGGAGGCCGCCCAGTTGGGCGCCGCCGAACGCGTGCTGACGTTGGCCGACATCGGCCCCGCCCTGCTGGGCTTGAGCGGTATGGCCTGGGGAGGAGCCCACACATGA
- a CDS encoding response regulator produces MNKRTLIVEDSLTVRMDLREALEDAGFDCVECATLAQARAALAEAMPALVLLDNQLPDGDGGSWLAELRATPQGGGECVVLILSNASLAGDRLRGIAHGADEYVGKPYDRSYVVDRARELVRQRQARLATPEPHVASVLLIDDSETFREALCEALEPHGYDIYMAAHGEEGLRQAAALRPNAVIVDQHMPGIDGAAVIRRLRLDPALRHTPCLLLTADEGPEAELRALEAGADAFARKQDDVDLILARVAAMLRSAKSSLPDQGASLSGPKRLLLVDDSANVLAELGATLRDDGYDVIAAGTGELALELLAVQSVDAVLLDVQMPGIGGLETCRRIKSAPALRDIPVVLLTAFEGRASMLAGLEAGADDYVVKSNGEVELLKARLRAQLRRKQFEDEARRVHAELHSNAMEAAEARAARDLADSRAELLAVLQQRNDALEQLNAELSRASSAKTAFLSTMSHELRTPLNAVIGFAQLMRDGAAGPVSDRQSEFCNHIHNAGQHLLSLVNDLLDMAKIEAGRVDLDIEPVALDELLRDALAIVQERARLNRIQMDFFGVGAHQRLCVDRRRLRQIIYNLLSNAAKFTPKGGNIRLEARRVTRLRAREALPGFPDGRRSELPDSEYGEFIQISVTDNGIGIPPEGLDKLFQPFNQVRNVLTHKVEGTGLGLATVARLVQLHGGAVAVSSAPDKGSCFTCWLPWRDPVVPDVILPDEPGARPLALVIEHNEPAAALMQTQLNAAGFRVRHVTSAEAALELAPQMRPDLITLEVNLPGGLDGWELLSRLKNLPGWAHIPVVVVSVDAGQEVALSLGASAVLHKPVSRKALSKELEMLGFKPTATRKFLVLAISDAPGDLQSLSAHLSQPGFSVLRATGGKEGIELARRHVPDLIVLDLLMTEVDGIGVVEALQRDPLTAAIPVIVVAASQLTTRDRELLNRHVQRATAVRDPADAGAAGAAPAPSAGTGAGAGTRAPANPQGHFMDEVKRAISRTSWGDLDPLDE; encoded by the coding sequence ATGAACAAGAGAACCCTCATCGTCGAGGACAGCCTGACGGTCCGCATGGACCTGCGGGAGGCGCTCGAGGACGCCGGCTTCGACTGCGTCGAATGCGCGACGCTGGCGCAGGCCCGGGCCGCGCTGGCCGAGGCCATGCCGGCGCTGGTCCTGCTGGACAACCAGTTGCCCGACGGCGACGGCGGCAGCTGGCTGGCTGAGCTGCGCGCCACGCCGCAGGGCGGCGGCGAGTGCGTCGTGCTGATCCTGTCCAACGCCTCGCTGGCCGGCGACCGGCTGCGCGGCATCGCGCACGGCGCGGACGAATACGTCGGCAAGCCCTACGACCGCAGCTACGTCGTCGACCGCGCGCGCGAGCTGGTGCGCCAGCGGCAGGCGCGGCTGGCGACGCCGGAGCCGCACGTCGCCTCGGTGCTGCTGATCGACGACAGCGAGACCTTCCGCGAAGCGCTGTGCGAGGCGCTGGAGCCGCACGGCTACGACATCTACATGGCCGCCCACGGCGAGGAAGGCCTGCGCCAGGCCGCGGCGCTGCGGCCCAACGCGGTCATCGTCGACCAGCACATGCCGGGCATCGACGGCGCCGCCGTGATCCGCCGGCTGCGGCTGGACCCGGCGCTGCGCCACACGCCCTGCCTGCTGCTGACCGCCGATGAAGGACCGGAGGCGGAACTGCGCGCGCTGGAAGCCGGCGCCGACGCTTTCGCGCGCAAGCAGGACGACGTGGACCTGATCCTGGCGCGCGTCGCCGCGATGCTGCGCAGCGCCAAGTCCAGCCTGCCCGACCAGGGCGCCAGCCTGTCCGGCCCCAAGCGGCTGCTGCTGGTGGACGACAGCGCCAACGTGCTGGCGGAACTGGGCGCGACGCTGCGCGACGACGGGTACGACGTGATCGCCGCCGGCACCGGCGAACTGGCGCTGGAACTGCTCGCGGTGCAGTCGGTGGACGCCGTGCTGCTCGATGTGCAGATGCCGGGCATCGGCGGGCTGGAGACCTGCCGCCGCATCAAGTCCGCGCCGGCGCTGCGCGACATCCCGGTGGTGCTGCTCACGGCCTTCGAGGGGCGGGCGTCGATGCTGGCCGGCCTTGAGGCCGGCGCGGACGACTACGTCGTCAAGTCCAACGGCGAGGTCGAGCTGCTCAAGGCGCGGCTGCGCGCGCAGCTGCGGCGCAAGCAGTTCGAGGACGAGGCCCGCCGCGTCCACGCCGAGCTGCACAGCAACGCGATGGAGGCCGCCGAGGCGCGCGCCGCGCGCGACCTGGCCGACAGCCGCGCGGAGCTGCTGGCCGTGCTGCAGCAGCGCAACGACGCGCTGGAGCAGCTCAACGCCGAGCTCAGCCGCGCCAGCAGCGCCAAGACCGCCTTCCTGTCGACGATGTCGCACGAACTGCGCACGCCGCTGAACGCGGTGATCGGCTTCGCCCAGCTGATGCGCGACGGCGCGGCGGGGCCGGTCAGCGACCGGCAGTCCGAGTTCTGCAACCACATCCACAACGCGGGCCAGCATCTGCTGTCGCTGGTCAACGACCTGCTGGACATGGCCAAGATCGAGGCCGGCCGGGTCGACCTCGACATCGAGCCGGTGGCGCTCGACGAGCTGCTGCGCGACGCCCTGGCGATCGTCCAGGAGCGCGCGCGGCTGAACCGCATCCAGATGGACTTCTTCGGCGTCGGCGCCCACCAGCGGCTGTGCGTCGATCGCCGCCGGCTGCGGCAGATCATCTACAACCTGCTGTCCAACGCCGCGAAGTTCACGCCCAAGGGCGGCAACATCCGGCTCGAGGCGCGCCGCGTCACGCGGCTGCGCGCCCGCGAGGCGCTGCCGGGCTTCCCCGACGGGCGGCGCTCGGAGCTGCCGGACAGCGAGTACGGCGAATTCATCCAGATCAGCGTCACCGACAACGGCATCGGCATTCCGCCCGAGGGGCTGGACAAGCTGTTCCAGCCCTTCAACCAGGTGCGCAACGTGCTGACGCACAAGGTCGAGGGCACGGGCCTCGGACTGGCGACCGTCGCGCGCCTGGTGCAGCTGCACGGCGGCGCGGTGGCGGTGAGCAGCGCGCCGGACAAGGGCAGCTGCTTCACCTGCTGGCTGCCGTGGCGCGACCCGGTGGTGCCCGACGTCATCCTGCCCGACGAGCCCGGCGCGCGCCCGCTCGCGCTGGTGATCGAGCACAACGAGCCGGCCGCGGCGCTGATGCAGACGCAGCTGAACGCGGCGGGATTCCGCGTCCGCCACGTGACCTCGGCCGAGGCGGCGCTGGAACTCGCGCCGCAGATGCGGCCCGACCTGATCACGCTGGAGGTCAACCTGCCGGGCGGACTGGACGGCTGGGAGCTGCTGTCGCGCCTGAAGAACCTGCCGGGCTGGGCGCACATCCCCGTCGTGGTCGTGTCGGTGGACGCGGGGCAGGAGGTGGCGCTGTCGCTGGGCGCGTCGGCGGTGCTGCACAAGCCGGTGTCGCGCAAGGCGCTGAGCAAGGAACTGGAGATGCTCGGCTTCAAGCCGACGGCCACGCGAAAGTTCCTGGTGCTGGCGATCAGCGACGCGCCTGGCGACCTGCAGTCGCTCAGCGCGCACTTGTCGCAGCCCGGGTTCTCGGTGCTGCGCGCGACCGGCGGCAAGGAGGGCATCGAGCTGGCGCGGCGCCATGTGCCCGACCTGATCGTGCTGGACCTGCTGATGACGGAGGTGGACGGCATCGGCGTCGTCGAGGCGCTGCAGCGCGATCCGCTGACGGCGGCGATCCCGGTGATCGTCGTCGCGGCCTCGCAGCTGACGACGCGCGACCGCGAACTGCTGAACCGCCATGTGCAGCGCGCGACCGCCGTGCGTGACCCGGCTGACGCGGGCGCTGCAGGCGCCGCGCCGGCGCCCTCGGCGGGAACCGGTGCCGGTGCGGGCACGCGCGCTCCGGCGAATCCGCAGGGACACTTCATGGACGAGGTCAAGCGCGCGATCAGCCGCACGAGCTGGGGCGACCTCGATCCCCTGGATGAATGA
- a CDS encoding response regulator transcription factor — protein MTIVLVEDSLTIRRQLLQRLDTVPGLRVVGEAADEATALTLIGHLRPDAVLLDLSLAQGGSGLAVLKALRKQGYAGQVHVLSHQTDAYRAAVLAAGANGFFDKAEELDVMLSHLMGQQQVPAPEPLSPAALRERLDQTVKLAMRDGSEVVVHVLAGPAASLPPLAAQLIAGLDGGDLVGWSGAPGDAQLCVVQIDSDDTPTLRERLDVLAPGTRLGQARLPDDALSAGGLVAVAELRALGKLPS, from the coding sequence ATGACCATCGTCCTCGTCGAGGACTCGCTGACCATCCGCCGCCAGCTGCTGCAGCGGTTAGACACGGTGCCGGGGCTGCGCGTGGTCGGTGAAGCCGCCGACGAAGCCACCGCGCTGACGCTGATCGGCCACCTGCGGCCGGACGCCGTGCTGCTGGACCTCTCGCTCGCGCAGGGCGGCTCCGGGCTGGCGGTGCTGAAGGCGCTGCGCAAGCAGGGTTACGCGGGGCAGGTCCACGTGCTCTCGCACCAGACCGACGCCTACCGTGCGGCCGTGCTGGCGGCCGGCGCGAACGGCTTCTTCGACAAGGCCGAGGAACTCGACGTGATGCTGAGCCACCTGATGGGCCAGCAGCAGGTGCCCGCGCCGGAGCCGCTTTCTCCGGCGGCGCTGCGGGAGCGGCTGGACCAGACGGTGAAGCTGGCGATGCGGGACGGCTCGGAGGTCGTCGTGCACGTGCTCGCGGGCCCGGCCGCCTCGCTCCCGCCCCTGGCCGCGCAACTGATCGCGGGGCTCGACGGCGGCGACCTGGTGGGCTGGAGCGGCGCGCCGGGCGATGCGCAGCTCTGCGTCGTCCAGATCGACAGCGACGACACGCCCACGCTGCGGGAGCGGCTGGACGTGCTGGCGCCGGGCACGCGACTGGGACAGGCCCGGCTGCCGGACGACGCGCTCTCCGCCGGCGGACTGGTGGCCGTCGCCGAGCTCCGGGCGCTGGGGAAGCTGCCCTCCTGA
- a CDS encoding HNH endonuclease, translating to MDVLQLDISGRPQAWISSKEAAVLYASDAIAWTLGAPFHVLRGGYQRLTGLQSRIELHPIVAVRGAVPSRAWRQAPALSNFKLFARDRHVCAYCGHVLHSDLLTREHIQPVSRNGRDSWMNCITACRACNGRKGNRTPEEANMALLYLPYVPSLHEDMILRGRRIVADQMEFLLASVPKSSRLYVS from the coding sequence GTGGACGTTCTCCAGCTGGACATCTCGGGCCGACCGCAGGCCTGGATCTCGTCGAAGGAAGCAGCGGTGCTGTACGCCAGCGACGCCATCGCGTGGACACTGGGCGCGCCCTTCCACGTCCTGCGCGGCGGGTACCAGCGGCTCACCGGGCTGCAGTCGCGCATCGAGCTGCACCCGATCGTGGCAGTCCGCGGCGCGGTCCCCAGCCGCGCCTGGCGCCAGGCGCCGGCGCTGTCCAACTTCAAGCTCTTCGCGCGGGATCGCCATGTCTGCGCGTACTGCGGGCACGTGCTCCATTCCGACCTGCTGACGCGGGAGCACATCCAGCCGGTGTCGCGCAACGGGCGGGACTCGTGGATGAACTGCATCACCGCCTGCCGAGCCTGCAACGGCCGCAAGGGCAACCGCACGCCCGAAGAGGCGAACATGGCGCTGCTCTACCTGCCCTATGTGCCCAGCCTGCACGAGGACATGATCCTGCGCGGCCGCCGCATCGTGGCGGACCAGATGGAGTTCCTGCTGGCGAGCGTGCCCAAGTCGTCGCGGCTGTACGTCTCGTAG